From the genome of Campylobacter magnus, one region includes:
- a CDS encoding EfeM/EfeO family lipoprotein: MKFSKLSLFVVGALLATSLSAKADFSKEVSEYRAYVIAEIDELLAKTTEFVDKINAGDVESAKRLYALSRMHYERSEPIAESFGELDPKIDARLADLQEDGKSEKDWSGFHKIEKNPLGER, encoded by the coding sequence ATGAAATTTTCTAAACTTTCTTTGTTTGTGGTAGGCGCTTTGCTTGCTACTTCACTCAGTGCTAAGGCTGATTTTAGTAAAGAAGTTAGCGAGTATAGAGCTTATGTCATCGCTGAGATTGACGAGCTGCTAGCTAAAACAACCGAGTTTGTGGATAAAATAAACGCAGGCGATGTAGAAAGCGCAAAGCGTCTATATGCTCTTTCTCGTATGCATTATGAACGCTCAGAGCCTATTGCTGAGAGCTTTGGCGAGCTTGATCCAAAAATCGATGCTCGCCTAGCAGACTTGCAAGAAGATGGCAAAAGCGAAAAAGACTGGAGTGGCTTTCATAAAATAGAAAAAAATCCTTTGGGAGAGCGGTAG
- a CDS encoding Dyp-type peroxidase, translated as MFKLWTAQSANLTEGKNIEKYSSNALLPPVDTGEADSLEHANLTLTFGVSASFFDKLGLKNKPSKLADLPHFPRDQLKEQFVGGDICIQACADDPQVAFHAARNLLRTARTSLSPKWSQMGFNSFMGSDTPRNLFAFKDGTINPKKTELDKEVWIKGGVFDNGSYLIARKVVMHLETWDRTHLKGQNETFGRQRASGAPFGKTSEFDEIELSGDNAAPETSHAFLAKSAGAKILRRSYSYASGVNERGALDAGLLFISFQRDPAQFIAIQSALGLKDRMNEYITNIGSGVFACFGGVSRDKNDYIGKRLFS; from the coding sequence ATCTTTAAGCTTTGGACAGCGCAAAGCGCAAATTTAACTGAGGGCAAAAATATAGAAAAATATAGCTCAAATGCTCTTTTGCCGCCTGTTGATACTGGCGAGGCTGACTCGCTAGAACACGCAAATCTAACGCTTACTTTTGGCGTGAGTGCTAGCTTTTTTGATAAGCTTGGGCTAAAAAATAAGCCTAGCAAGCTAGCAGATTTACCACATTTTCCACGTGATCAGCTAAAAGAGCAGTTTGTAGGCGGAGATATCTGTATCCAAGCCTGCGCTGATGATCCACAAGTAGCATTTCACGCTGCTAGAAATCTACTGCGAACAGCTCGCACAAGCCTAAGTCCAAAATGGTCGCAAATGGGCTTTAATTCATTTATGGGTAGCGATACGCCACGCAATCTTTTTGCCTTTAAAGACGGCACTATAAATCCTAAAAAAACAGAGCTTGATAAAGAAGTGTGGATAAAAGGCGGAGTTTTTGATAATGGCTCTTATCTTATAGCTAGAAAAGTCGTTATGCACCTTGAGACTTGGGATAGAACGCACTTAAAAGGACAAAATGAGACCTTTGGCAGGCAGAGAGCTAGCGGTGCGCCTTTTGGTAAAACTAGCGAGTTTGACGAGATCGAGCTAAGTGGAGATAATGCTGCGCCAGAGACTTCGCACGCATTTTTGGCAAAAAGTGCTGGGGCAAAAATCCTGCGCCGCTCATACAGCTACGCAAGCGGGGTAAATGAGCGTGGGGCTTTGGACGCTGGGCTTTTGTTTATTAGCTTTCAGCGTGATCCAGCGCAGTTTATTGCTATCCAAAGCGCACTTGGACTAAAAGATAGAATGAATGAATATATCACAAACATCGGCTCTGGCGTGTTTGCCTGCTTTGGCGGGGTGAGCCG
- a CDS encoding imelysin family protein, translated as MKELRAKTLTAKVDAELMLTGAVDLLNEVSTSKITGEEDIFSKTDLYDFAANIEGAQKIYDILKPHLLKKDKNLAKDIEAQFKNVNALLAKQNFSKDGYDFKAYDKLSQNEIKELAEAVNKLGEPLSKMGVILD; from the coding sequence ATAAAAGAGCTAAGAGCAAAAACTCTAACTGCTAAGGTGGATGCTGAGCTTATGCTAACTGGGGCTGTGGATTTGCTAAATGAAGTAAGCACTAGCAAAATCACCGGCGAAGAAGATATATTTTCAAAAACTGACCTTTATGACTTTGCAGCAAATATAGAGGGTGCGCAAAAAATCTATGATATTCTAAAACCACATTTGCTAAAAAAAGATAAAAATCTAGCTAAGGATATAGAAGCTCAGTTTAAAAATGTAAATGCGCTTTTAGCTAAGCAAAACTTCTCAAAAGACGGCTATGATTTTAAAGCTTATGATAAGCTTTCGCAAAATGAGATAAAAGAACTTGCTGAGGCTGTAAATAAACTTGGCGAACCATTATCAAAAATGGGTGTAATTTTAGACTAA